The DNA sequence TGGCTCATTGATGCGGGGTATACCGAGGAAGTTGTTGTGGAGTCTCCCGGTGATTTCGCTCTGCGCGGGGCCCTGATCGATATTTTCCCTCCGCAGGAGGAATATCCGTTCCGTTTGGAGTTTGAAGGAGATTATTTAATGGGAATTCGCCAATTTGATCCGGCAACTCAAACTTCATTAAAAATAAAGGACCGTGGACCGTGGACTATGGACCATGGACCAAAGACTAAGAACCGTGATTCGCGAGTTACACTTATCCCCGCTAATGAAATTGTTTTCAATGAAGCTTCTGTGAGTCATGCCGTCAAACAAATTAAAATGTGGAGTGATGCAGAGGATCTTCCGGCAACACTTCGAAGAGAGGTCGTGGAGCGGATTGAACAAAAACGGGGCTTCGCAGGGCTAGAAACTTTTCTTCCCACCTTTTATGAGAAATCGGCAACCCTTTTTGATTATCTTGATCCCGAAACCATTTTGTTTCTCCCGGACACGGATGAGTTGAAAGATATTTACAAAAAAAATCTGGAGGAGATGAAGGGGCTTCATCAAAACACAAAAAGTCTGGAAAAAATTGTGCCGCCCGAGGAGTTGTTAAACTCTTTTGAAAAGTTGGAGGAAGAAAGAAAAAAATATTCCACCATTTTTATCAATCCGCTTTTTACCGCTCAAGGAAAAGAGCCTCACCGAGTGCGTATAGAAAATTCTCTTCATCTCAAAAACCAATGGAGTTTTGACAAGCTTAAAGAGTGGCAGAAATTAAATTTTAAAATCCGTCTTGTCTGTCACACACCGATTCAAGCCGAACGATTACAGGATCTGCTTCGAAGCCATGGTATTTCAGGGATTCCGGTTGAAGTGGGTTCTTTATCTTACGGTTTTGAATGGCCCGATGAAGGACTTATTGTTTTGACGGAAGAGGAAATTTTTGGTCACAAAATGGTTCGTCGGACAAAATCGTCAAAAGAAAATCTTCCGTTTGTATCTTTTCAAGAGCTTAATGCCGGCGATGTTTTGGTTCATGAAGAACAGGGTGTTTGCCGTTATCAGGGACTCGTGCATTTGAAAATTCACAAAGAGGTTGGAGATTTTCTGCATCTTGAATTTTTCGGTGGGGATAAATTGTATCTTCCCATTTACCGACTCAACGCCGTGCAACGCTACATCGGCGGTTCCACGCCGCATCTGGATAAACTGGGAGGAGTGCGTTGGCAGCAGATTAAAAAGAAGGCGGGCATTCAGATCGAAAAAATCGCCTCGGAGTTGCTCAAAATTCATGCCCAGCGGGAATTGCATCCGGGTTTGAGTTTCCCGTCCCCGGATACTCTCGACGAAGAATTCGCCGCGCAATTTCCTTTCGATGAAACTCCCGATCAGGCAAAAGCCATCGCGGATGTATTGCGAGATATGCAAAATCCAAAACCCATGGACCGCCTGATTTGCGGCGATGTGGGCTATGGAAAAACGGAGGTGGCGATGCGGGCCACCTTCAAAGCGGTCAATGCCGGCAAACAAGTTGTCTTTTTGGTGCCGACAACTATTCTGGCGCTTCAACATTTTGAAACATTTCAGGAACGCTTTTCCAAATTTAGTGTTTCGGTAGAGATGCTTTCAAGATTTCGCTCCCGCGCGGAACAAAAACAAACGCTGAACAATCTGGCCGAAGGCAAAGTGGATATTGTTATCGGCACACACCGCCTTTTGGGAAAAGATGTGAAGATAAAAAATCTGGGGCTTTTGATTATTGATGAAGAGCATCGTTTTGGAGTCAAACATAAAGAAAGAATTAAGAATCTCCGTCCCACGGTGGATGTGGTGAATCTCTCCGCAACACCAATTCCCAGAACGCTTCACATGTCTCTAATCGGTCTCAAAGATTTGAGTATCATTCACACGCCGCCCGTGGATCGCCTTGCCATCCGCACCTTTGTGGCACGGTGGGATGATGCGGTGGTTCGTTACGCCGTGGAACAGGAACTCGCGCGTGGGGGACATGTCTTTTTTGTTCATAACCGTGTTGCCACCATTGAAGGGATGCGCAAAAGATTGTCGGGTCTTTTTCCCAACGCCTCCATTGCCGTGGCTCATGGTCAGATGGATGAAGAGGAACTTGAAAAGGTCATGATCTCCTTCCTACACCAAAAAACACAGATTCTCCTGACCACCACCATTATTGAATCGGGGATTGATGTGCCGACGGCAAACACCATGATTATCAATCGCGCCGATACGTTTGGGTTGGCGCAGTTGTATCAGCTGAGAGGGAGAGTGGGTCGCTCCGATGTTCAGGCATTCTGTTATCTTTTGGTCCCCGATGAAGAAATGGTGACGAAAAATGCAAGACAACGTCTCAATGCGCTGACCCGCTACACCGAGTTGGGTGCTGGTTTTCAGATTGCTTCGCATGATTTGGAAATTCGCGGATCGGGAAATCTTTTGGGGGCGGATCAATCCGGTTTCGTGGAAGAAATCGGCTATGAGCTTTATACAAAATTACTCGCAAGAACGATTCGAAAATTAAAGGGTGAAAAACTTGATGAGGAGATCGATCCTGAAATTCAACTCGGGAGTCCGGCATTTATTCCGGAAGAATATATCGCCGGTGCCTCTTTGAGAATGGAACTTTACAAACGCATATCGCATTTGGCGGATGAAGAAGCGATTCAATCTTTTCGACAAGAGCTTGTGGACCGCTTCGGCCCTTTTCCCGCGCCCGTGGAAAGTCTGCTTGAAGTTATTGCCCTCAAACAATTGGCGATTCAGCTCTCTCTGAAATCACTGAAATTCGATGGCGAGCGTTTTTCTCTGGTTTGGGATTCCTCCACTTCGGTTTCTCCCGCAAAACTGGTGGCGTTGGCTCAAAAAAATCCGGCACGATATCAATTAAAACCC is a window from the Deltaproteobacteria bacterium genome containing:
- the mfd gene encoding transcription-repair coupling factor gives rise to the protein MFSLNPPYPQSIVGLDLSSEAYFLARFFEASRAGLACPRSKLAEFAEFNSLGKSFIRVTSDLKSGITLKQNLEFFLGPQNAHSVLWFPPHDSLPYTGLVSGTDTMAERMKTLSTLLSKEPHILVVPWPALSRKMIPPSVLRHYQRTLFLVDEVHREELVSWLIDAGYTEEVVVESPGDFALRGALIDIFPPQEEYPFRLEFEGDYLMGIRQFDPATQTSLKIKDRGPWTMDHGPKTKNRDSRVTLIPANEIVFNEASVSHAVKQIKMWSDAEDLPATLRREVVERIEQKRGFAGLETFLPTFYEKSATLFDYLDPETILFLPDTDELKDIYKKNLEEMKGLHQNTKSLEKIVPPEELLNSFEKLEEERKKYSTIFINPLFTAQGKEPHRVRIENSLHLKNQWSFDKLKEWQKLNFKIRLVCHTPIQAERLQDLLRSHGISGIPVEVGSLSYGFEWPDEGLIVLTEEEIFGHKMVRRTKSSKENLPFVSFQELNAGDVLVHEEQGVCRYQGLVHLKIHKEVGDFLHLEFFGGDKLYLPIYRLNAVQRYIGGSTPHLDKLGGVRWQQIKKKAGIQIEKIASELLKIHAQRELHPGLSFPSPDTLDEEFAAQFPFDETPDQAKAIADVLRDMQNPKPMDRLICGDVGYGKTEVAMRATFKAVNAGKQVVFLVPTTILALQHFETFQERFSKFSVSVEMLSRFRSRAEQKQTLNNLAEGKVDIVIGTHRLLGKDVKIKNLGLLIIDEEHRFGVKHKERIKNLRPTVDVVNLSATPIPRTLHMSLIGLKDLSIIHTPPVDRLAIRTFVARWDDAVVRYAVEQELARGGHVFFVHNRVATIEGMRKRLSGLFPNASIAVAHGQMDEEELEKVMISFLHQKTQILLTTTIIESGIDVPTANTMIINRADTFGLAQLYQLRGRVGRSDVQAFCYLLVPDEEMVTKNARQRLNALTRYTELGAGFQIASHDLEIRGSGNLLGADQSGFVEEIGYELYTKLLARTIRKLKGEKLDEEIDPEIQLGSPAFIPEEYIAGASLRMELYKRISHLADEEAIQSFRQELVDRFGPFPAPVESLLEVIALKQLAIQLSLKSLKFDGERFSLVWDSSTSVSPAKLVALAQKNPARYQLKPSGLFLVKVPLEEAKKALRALAE